The genomic region GGGCAGCTCCATGTGGATATCCCACGGAGGATCAGCCATGACCACAGCAAATTTACCAAGTATAGAAACGTCCAAGTAGCGGATATCACAGCAGATCCACTGAgagttaaaatacaaattgacATTTTTAGAAACCATGACAAATTATCAAAATGTATCTGTTCCTTGCTATCCTGCCCCCTCTCATCTTttcactccttctctctcttcctcacctGTGCGGGGAAGAGTTTGCCCACGTTGCTGTCGGCGTCTCCCGCGTGGAGGCCGAGCTCTGCGGTCCCGCCCTGTGGGCCGAGCAGACTCCCCTCGGCTTCTGGCGGGCTGTCGATCTCATAGTGGACGTATTTGCAGGTGTCCATGTGGAAACACGTGTTGAGGAAGGAGCAGTCGCCGAGGCTCTCGTCTGTGTGCTTGTTGATGATGCGACTGCGCAAGataatatgatgatgattagGAAGTAATCTTTAATAACTTCAGCTTCAGGCTTAAATAAAAATCCACAAAATCCAACAATCCTCTAGttgaaccaaaaaaaaaaaaaaaaaaaatagaggaCGCcaatttatacagtaaatataattatCTTGAAGAAATGTCAGACATTTGCTCTAAAGACATaatctttcagtgttttcaacCTTTCCAACTGTGACTGCTTAAAACAAGAAGCATATGCTAGTACTTGTGGTCCTTCTTATGGATTTCGGAACTGCTGTGAAGAATttgacagaaacatttcaacacactgggtgacatgaacacagacatttttaagAGTAAGCACTAACCGGAAATGTAGCTTGGTACATGGCTGAGGTGTGTCTCCAGAGCGTATACATTCCTCTTTGGTCCCGTGGTCACAGAACTCTTGGACTTGAGCACGACCGCGAGAACGAAATTTCTCCACAATGGACTGCTCCTTGGCAGTGCTGGTGTTCAGCAGCTCGAGAATCTCTCTGCTCACCTATACAAAAATCATTCAcataattttttaaaacaaactatttagCCTCATTAGATTGGGCTGAAAAATAAACTGCTTAGAATAACCATCCTTCTTACCTTcttgctctgctgctctttggTGGACTGTTGGTTCAGGAGGCTCTCGATCTCCATGTCCAAATGAGATGACTGGTTCTTACTGCTCCTGCCCTTCTTCTCAGCCCCACTCCCTGACACTGATGGCCCTGCCAGCTGCAAGGAGGAAGCCGGTGTCAAAGAGGTAGAGGACGAgtgtggaggagaagcagagctCTGCAATGAGGGTGAGAAGCCTGCAGTTCTTTTGTTGTGGGTTTGGTCTTCTGCTTTCCTCTTGACTCCAGTCCTCTGAGCTCCAGCCACAGATCCAATCATAGCCCATAGTTTTGTATGGTCCACTGATACAACGACTGTAGAGGAAGTGGTGGAGGAAGAAGTTGAAGAAGATGCTGTGGTGGGCTGCCGGACCTCGATAAGCTCCTGAGCAGAGAATTTGAGCAGCAGACTCTGGATGCACCCATGACTCACAGTCAATTCAGACTGAGAGAGAAtcaaagaaataagaaaatattaagtTGATACAGGAAAGATGGTGAAAACAGAATTCAACTAAATATCGTATATAAATGCATAAACTTACACTGTTGAGTTCGTTTGTGATGGTGAGAGAGTCAGTAGGTAAAGAAAGACTCAGATCAGACAGATACCCCAGCAACTTCTTCTCTAGTTCAGGGTCTGGTGgtttctctgtttcctcctgAGAAGTGAAGTGAGTTGATGGAGCTGGGCTGTCACTCCTGGCTGTGGAACcatctgtgctgctgccaccaTCTGAAAGAAACATCATTGAACATCTTCATTAATTCGACAAAACTGCACATTATATGGGGTTCTGGGATCTTTCAAAGACATTATTctgttgtttcagctgttttaaagaGTAATTAGTTTGCAAATTAGTTCACATGAagaataatttttaaaaagaaagaaagaaagaaagaaagaaagaaagaagcacaattacaaaaaataattaatatgactGTTAACTTTTCTGTTGAAGTAATAAGTTATAATATGATACAATATTTGTGCTTCAATCAATTATCAATTAGCAAATCAAcaaaaagtaagtaaataaatttATCAGCTACGAATTGTTGTAAGACTGCAACtgattgttttcattcagtcagtcatTGGTTCAATCTTCAGATAATgtgcacattatttattttataaatctaTTAATGGTTTAGTTTAGTGTAAATGAAAGTTTCCAAGGCAAACAATAGATATTGAACTGTCTTGTTTGGTCCAGCCAACAGATGTTCAGTTTACGATTGTACAAAACAGGGTAAAATTATTTAGGATATTCCTGAATGAAAAGCTAAGTAATGAATCGCCGTTGATCAGTTGAATAGCTGCTAAATACTGCGATTTTCTAGCCATCGACTAAGCTGTTATGTATAACATAATAATCGGATGTAAACAGCACTGATGACTGAAGTAGTAAACAACAGTGAACTGTCTACAGTACCCGCGGACAGTTGTGCTGGGTCTTTCCGCCGCCGCTGCAGCCTCTCCCGCAGAGAGTCCAGCTGCTTCTTGTGCGCCTGGATGTTGCTCCAAGTGTCCGACATGACGAGCTGGTATCAACAgggataaaaaacacaaaaacaacaaccaaattTTAGGCTACTGCTTCTGGCACAAAGTTGAAAACTGACCGCTGCGCAAGGAGCAACGACTGTATGGTTCCTCAGCGAAACAGTGTCGGACCAGCAACCTGATTGAAACGTTCCGTTGcgctataaataaatgtttggtattttaatattatctatattaaacacattatgatatctatattattatgtACTAAAGGCTATATTTTGTATGGCAAAACATGCACAGTGACGGTTTCTCCGTTAATTTCTGAAGCGTTTCGTCGTCGGAATCATTTTAGGTAAGGACTGCTCCAACTTCCGGCgtcactgaaattaaaagcCCGTATCCTATGTGCTGAAATTCTTTGCATTTGTGATATCAGAGTGGGTTCTGCTGACAGTAgagatttaatttaatgcaatATTTGTAGCTCGGTGCATTTTCTGCTTCACTCCAGCGGCCGTTCTTCCAGCTACGGTACCAGGCTGTTGCTGCTAACCCCAAAGATGGCGGAGGACGAGAAGAGTGGCGAACCAGTGACTGATAAAAGCGACCTGCAAGTAATGAAGGTAAATCCTGTCAGTTAATCTATATAACTATGGTTTTAAATTAACCGTGTGATGTTGAAAAGTCGTGTTTTGTTATAGTTTAATGATCTTATGTTGAGGTTTGCTTGTTGAACTCGTTTCTATAACAACTGGCTGCAACTGTCTGGCTAAGAAACATCTTCGGGATTcagcatttaatgtttttactgtgtcacACTAATGGGTACTATTCTTCTTATTATATGAATACAACAACTTTAAATCTTCGGTGTGACtctattaaataataaattagtaaGATAATTAACTTATTATTTGCATAGTTAGCTTGTACCTAACCTCTTCATGCTGAATCACCACGGTGTCAGTGCGCCTTAAGGCACAGTTTGaatatgttatttaaatgtaatatatatatattcctaaaacatttttgacGCCATTAGTACAAATCCGCGTTTACACTTaccattaaaataattttatctTCTGTAGTAATGTTATtcttacatatacagtatgacagGAGAAATGTGTCTTGGACAAAGGGAATTGCTGCATAAACATAAACTAAACCATCAAAACCATCACAATGAAAGACAATATGATCAATCCAGACAAGAACATCTGAAGATGCTGGTCTGACATAGAGACAGACACATAATTAATCACAGCCCTTCActttataaaatatacatacaacatacatgAAATGCATGCCATCATTTTCATATTGGTATGTGAAATAACTATAGATCAAATTTTCCTTTACACTGACAGCATGCTGAGCTTTATGTTGTAATAAGTTACATCTTACAGAAAAAATTGCACTAAAAATGCAGATATATAAATTTTTCTCTGTTCACACATGATTGTCCTGGTTTTTCACCAGTTTGGTGCAGACAGATAGAATTGAGCAATGTGCTTTAATCTAATTATAAATTCatcacctgttttttttttctttcccctttttgtttttttacatctgcTTGTCTCCCGAATCCCTCCCACGTGATAGGAGCTTGTGGATGAACTGTATAATTTCAGAGACTGCTATTTTGAGACTCATAGTGTGCAAGAAgctggaaagaaacaaaatgacgTTGCACAGGAAATAGAGAAGACACTAAATAaactggaggagaaagaaggtGAGTGTTGTATTTACACAACAGCACACTGGTCTGTAACTTGCATAGTATCTTTTAAATccactgtatttctgtatttatgatTTGCCACAGAGCGctacaaacacaaagcagagtTTCTGCTGCAGAAGGGCAGGTGTCTGAATGTCGCTCCAGACTTCAGTGCCGTAGCAGAAGAGTGTCTTTCCCGGGCTGTGAAGCTGGAACCTAGTCTGGTGGAAGGCTGGAACACATTAGGGGAGCAGTACTGGAAAAAAGGAGACTTGATTGGTGCCAAAAACTGCTTCACTGGAGCCTTGCAGCAGGTGCAGTAGGGAAAGACATTTACCAATCTTTGTCCAGTATTTGGTTTGAAGGACTGAAAATGCAACCTGTAtctttaaattttgtttttagtgaCTTAAACTACCC from Anabas testudineus chromosome 18, fAnaTes1.2, whole genome shotgun sequence harbors:
- the mettl3 gene encoding N6-adenosine-methyltransferase subunit METTL3; its protein translation is MSDTWSNIQAHKKQLDSLRERLQRRRKDPAQLSADGGSSTDGSTARSDSPAPSTHFTSQEETEKPPDPELEKKLLGYLSDLSLSLPTDSLTITNELNSSELTVSHGCIQSLLLKFSAQELIEVRQPTTASSSTSSSTTSSTVVVSVDHTKLWAMIGSVAGAQRTGVKRKAEDQTHNKRTAGFSPSLQSSASPPHSSSTSLTPASSLQLAGPSVSGSGAEKKGRSSKNQSSHLDMEIESLLNQQSTKEQQSKKVSREILELLNTSTAKEQSIVEKFRSRGRAQVQEFCDHGTKEECIRSGDTPQPCTKLHFRRIINKHTDESLGDCSFLNTCFHMDTCKYVHYEIDSPPEAEGSLLGPQGGTAELGLHAGDADSNVGKLFPAQWICCDIRYLDVSILGKFAVVMADPPWDIHMELPYGTLTDDEMRKLNIPMLQDDGFLFLWVTGRAMELGRECLSLWGYERVDEIIWVKTNQLQRIIRTGRTGHWLNHGKEHCLVGVKGNPQGFNRGLDCDVIVAEVRSTSHKPDEIYGMIERLSPGTRKIELFGRPHNVQPNWITLGNQLDGIHLLDPEVVAQFKKHYPDGVISKPKTMQ